Within the Magnetospirillum sp. ME-1 genome, the region CGCATGACCAGCCGCCTGAAGGTGGTGGTCGATGGCGTGGAAGCCATGTCTTTCCTGCGCCGCGAGGGGCCCTATGCCGGCTCGCCCCGCCCCAACCTGATCCTGCTGGACCTCAACCTGCCCCGCAAGGACGGCCGCCAGGTCCTGGCCGAGCTCAAGGCGGACGAGGACCTGCGTCGTATTCCCGTGGTGGTGCTGACCACCTCGCAGGCGGAGCAGGACGTCCTGCGCAGCTATGACCTGCACGCCAATTGCTACATTACCAAGCCCGTCGATCTCGACCGCTTCATCTCGGTCGTCAGATCCATAGAGGAATATTGGTGCTCGGTGGTCACACTGCCGCCGCGCTGAGCACCACCGCGCCATGAGTGGCCCTCGCCCCCTCCCTGCCATGCTGACGGTCCTCGTCGTCGAGGACAATCCCGGCGACGCCCGTCTCGTCGAACTCTACCTCCACGAGGACCCCGCCCGCCCGTTCAAGGTGGTGAAGGCCGCCCGGCTGTCCGAAGGCCTGGCGGCGCTGCAGGCCCAGCCCATCGACGTGGTTCTTCTGGACCTGTCGCTGCCCGATTCCTTCGGCATGGACAGCCTGGCCCGATTGCGCACGGCCAGCCCCACGATTCCGGTGGTGGTGCTGACCGGCACCTCCGACGAAGGGCTGGCGCTCGAAGCGCTGCGCCAGGGGGCCCAGGACTATCTGGTCAAGGGCCAGGGCGACGGCGAACTGGTGCGCCGCGCCATCCGCTACGCCATCGGCCGCTCCAACGCCGACGCCGCGCTGCGCCAGAGCGAATCGCGCTTCCGCGCCCTGTTCGACAATGCCGGCACCGGTGTGATCCTGTCCGATGCCGGCGGCAGCTACATCCACTGCAACCCCGCCTTCTGCTCCATGGTCGGCTATTCCGACGCCGAATTGCAGGCCATGACGTACCGGGACATCACCCATCCCGACGATATCGAGGCGCATCGGCAAATGCGCGACGACATGATGGCCGGGCGCATCGACAGCTACGAACTGACCAAGCGCTACATCCGCCGCGACGGCGCCATCGTCTGGGCGCGCCTTACCGTCACCGCCATGCGCGAAGGGGCCGAGAACGAGCCCCGCTTCACCGTGGCGGTGGTCGAGGACGTCACGGAGCGAAAGCGCCTCGAGGACCACATGCGCCTTGCCGCCACGGTGTTCGAGAGCACCGGCGAGGGCCTGTTCGTCACCGACGAGAAGCGGCGCATCATCCACGTCAACCCCGCCTTCACCGAGCTGACCGGCTATCCCGCCGACGAGGTGATCGGCCGCACCCCCCGTTTCCTGGCCTCGGGCCGCCATCCGCCGGAATTCTATGACGTCATCTTCAGGACCCTGGCCGAGACCGGCAAGTGGCAGGGCGAAATCTGGAACCGCCGCAAGACCGGCGAAATGTTCGCCGAGTGGCTGAACATCTCGGTGGTGCGGGACGAGCGCGGCGAGCTCTCCAATTACGTGGCGGTGTTCTCGGACATCACGTCGCGCAAGCAGGACGAGGAGCGGCTCAGCTATGCCGCCAACCACGATCCGCTGACCCGCCTGCCCAACCGCACCCTGTTCCAGGAACGCCTGTCGCGGGCGCTGACCCGCGCCCACCGCAACCAGTCCCTGGTCGCGCTGCTGTTCATCGACCTCGACTTCTTCAAGCAGGTCAACGACACGCTGGGCCACCTGGCCGGCGACATCCTGCTGCAGCAGGTGGCCGAGCGCCTGAGCTCATGCGTGCGCCAGGGCGACACCGTGGCGCGGCTGGCCGGTGACGAGTTCACGGTCATCCTGGAAGAGATCGGCGACCCCCGCGACGGCGCCGTGGTCGCCCACAAGATCCTGTCGCTGCTGGCCGAGCCCTTCGACCTGCAGGGGCACGAAGCCCGCATTTCGTCCTCCATCGGCGTGGCGCTGTACCCGTCCGACGGCGGCGACGCCCAGACCCTGATCAAGCTGGCCGACGCCGCCATRTACCGGGCCAAGCACCAGGGCCGCAACGCCTGCCGCTTCCATTCCGAGACCGTCAACGCCCTGGCCTTCGAGCGGCTGGCCCTGGAAAGCGCGCTGCGCCATGCGGTGGAACGCCGCGAGTTCCTGCTGCACTACCAGCCCATCTTCGACGCCCGCAGCGCAGACATGGTGGCGGTCGAGGCCCTGTTGCGCTGGCGCCATCCCGATTTCGGCCTGATCATGCCCAACCAGTTCCTGCCCCTGGCGGAAGAGACGGGCCTGATCCTTCCCATCGGCCGTCTGGTGCTCGACGAGGCCTGCCGCCAGGCC harbors:
- a CDS encoding response regulator, whose translation is MTLRSASEAFEILLVEDNPGDARLAQEALKEGRMTSRLKVVVDGVEAMSFLRREGPYAGSPRPNLILLDLNLPRKDGRQVLAELKADEDLRRIPVVVLTTSQAEQDVLRSYDLHANCYITKPVDLDRFISVVRSIEEYWCSVVTLPPR
- a CDS encoding EAL domain-containing protein, with product MLTVLVVEDNPGDARLVELYLHEDPARPFKVVKAARLSEGLAALQAQPIDVVLLDLSLPDSFGMDSLARLRTASPTIPVVVLTGTSDEGLALEALRQGAQDYLVKGQGDGELVRRAIRYAIGRSNADAALRQSESRFRALFDNAGTGVILSDAGGSYIHCNPAFCSMVGYSDAELQAMTYRDITHPDDIEAHRQMRDDMMAGRIDSYELTKRYIRRDGAIVWARLTVTAMREGAENEPRFTVAVVEDVTERKRLEDHMRLAATVFESTGEGLFVTDEKRRIIHVNPAFTELTGYPADEVIGRTPRFLASGRHPPEFYDVIFRTLAETGKWQGEIWNRRKTGEMFAEWLNISVVRDERGELSNYVAVFSDITSRKQDEERLSYAANHDPLTRLPNRTLFQERLSRALTRAHRNQSLVALLFIDLDFFKQVNDTLGHLAGDILLQQVAERLSSCVRQGDTVARLAGDEFTVILEEIGDPRDGAVVAHKILSLLAEPFDLQGHEARISSSIGVALYPSDGGDAQTLIKLADAAXYRAKHQGRNACRFHSETVNALAFERLALESALRHAVERREFLLHYQPIFDARSADMVAVEALLRWRHPDFGLIMPNQFLPLAEETGLILPIGRLVLDEACRQAKSWLDAGHAGLKVGINLSPRQLRAPELIEDIAAALESSGLPPGTLELDVPESAIIDKGQDVDAIFTQFKTLGVRMAIDAFGSGYSSFSFLRKLPSNTLKIDQSFVRDAASGTEESEIVTAIVAVARGLHLSVVAPGIESQEQLDHLAKYDCDMVQGFLFAHPMPAEELTAFLAAAKRPAALPVRPPA